Within Nitrospirota bacterium, the genomic segment GCCCATTTTCATCTTCTGTTATAGTGACATAAATATTGCCACAGCCTGTCTTGATTAAACGATTCTTTGCATTAAGGACCTCCGGCCTTTTCCTCGGCACTATCTTGGTGGGGGTCACTGCCCCAATAGAGGCAGGGGTCACTGACCCTTTTGTAAGAACCTGCTCTTCACGACTGCCATCTCTATAAACAGTTACACCTTTACAGCCAAGCCTGTATGATAAAAGATAGACATTCTCTACATCTTTTTTAGTTGCATCATTCGGGAAGTTCACTGTCTTTGACACTGCATTGTCAGTGTATTTCTGGAATGCTGCCTGCATCTTTATATGCTCAAGAGGGGTTATGTCATGGGCAGTTACAAAGAAGCTCTTTATGTCCTCGGGTATCTCCTTAAACTTATGGATGCTTCCTTCTTGAGCAATCCTCTCCATAAGCTCTCTACTTCCAAATCCCCTCTCCTTTGCGACCCTTTCAAAATAGGGATTAACCTCTATGAGCTTTGTTCCTTCCATCACTGTTCTTATGTATGAGACTGCAAAGAGAGGCTCTATGCCCGATGAGCATCCTGCTATTATGGAGAGTGTGCCTGTGGGAGCTATGGTCGTTATAGTTGAGTTTCTGACCTTTATGTTTCCATCATAGAGACTGCCTTTATAATTAGGGAAAACCCCTCTTTCCTCTGCCAATGCCTCTCCTTTGATCCTTCCTTCCCTCTGTATAAATCCCATTACCTCTTCGGCAAGTAGGAGTGCCTCTTCCGAGTTATAAGGGATGCCCATGAGTATGAGCATGTCTGCCCAGCCCATAATGCCAAGTCCGATTTTTCTGCTTGCCTTTGTCATCTTCTCTATCTCAGAAAGGGGATACTTATTTACATCTATGACATTGTCAAGGAAATGAACTGCACGATGAGTTACACCCTTAAGTCTTTGCCAGTTAATCCTTCTGTCTTCTACCATAAGAGAAAGATTGATTGAACCTAAGTTACAGGACTCAAAGGCAAGGAGGGGCTGTTCTCCGCAGGGGTTTGTGCTTTCTATCTCCCCGATATGCGGGGTTGGGTTTCCTTGGTTTACCCTGTCTAAGAAGACAATGCCCGGCTCTCCGTTTTTCCATGCATGCTCCACTATAAGGTTAAATACATCCTTTGCCCTGAGTGTCTCAGCTACCTTTTTGGTCCTTGGGTTTATAAGGTCATAGGTGGTATCTTCCTCAACTGCCTTCATAAAGCTGTCTGTAAGGGCAACCGATATATTGAAATTATTTAATTTGGTATTTTCGTCTTTGCAGGTAATAAATTGTAGTATATCTGGGTGGTCTACCCTCAGGATTCCCATATTTGCACCTCTTCTTGTTCCGCCCTGCTTTACTGCCTCGGTTGCAGTATCAAATACTGTCATAAAAGATACAGGACCTGAGGATATGCCTTTTGTCGAGCCAACAACATCCCCTTTTGGCCTTAGCTTCGAGAAGGAAAACCCTGTGCCTCCACCTGATTTATGGATTATAGCCGCATACTTTACTGCATCGAATATGGATTCCATGGAATCCCCAACTGGAAGGACAAAACACGCGCTTAACTGCCCAAGCCTTCTTCCTGCATTCATAAGGGTGGGACTGTTTGGTAGAAACTCCAATGAGGTCATCATCGAATAAAACTCATCTTCAATGGTTTTTACTTCTTTTTCCGTCTTTCCGTATTTTAGATCCGAAGAGGCAATAGCCTTTGCCACACGCCTGAAAAGCTCCTCGGGTGTCTCGGTTATCCTTGCATTTTCATCCTTCTTAAGGTACCTCTTTTCAAGCACCTTAATGGCATTTCCCGTAAGATTAAGCCCCTCTCCTAAGACCTTCATAATGACCTCCCAATTTATATTTTTTAATTCTGGTTTAACTCATTAAACATGCTTTTTATATCACCCTCTGTGAGCATCCTTACCCTCATGCCCTCGACTAAGTTTTCTTTCTCTAAAGGACACCTGCCTGTGCATATATCCACACACCTTAAGCATTTAAGCCAATCTCTGAAGCCCTCACAATACTGCATAGTAACTCCTTTTAAAAATCAATAGTTTGTATAATCCCAGACATTAAACCACAATATCTTGTATATGTCAAGGAAAAAACGGAAAATTCTTAAGTGCATGATTTAAAAGGGACTTTTCTGTGAAATAGGTGTTAGGGGATTGTTGAGGATTATAAGGCTAATTACCTTATAATTTCAGCAGTGAACCTATAGAGTGTGGCTCCGTTTTTCCATGCGTCTTTTGGAAGTCCTGCCTTAAGGCAGAGATTTCTTAAGAATGTCTCTTTATCCCAGCCAAACTCAACTGCTACCTGTGGAAGAAGGATTCCAGATTTTCCGTCTTTGACTATGTAAATGCCATCCCTGCCTATCTGGATACTATGAATATCCTTTAGTGGCTCAAGGGGTGTGAGTATTGAAATCTCAACATCTATATCGGAAAGCTCTTGTTTTGTCATGGGTAGAAACCTCGTGTCAGCCGAGCAAGCATAGATGGCATTTTTTATAACCGATTTATAAAGAGGCATCATGGCATGGATGTGTCCTATACAGCCTCTGAGTCTGCCTCCTTTAGTAATGGTTACAAACACTGCGCCTTCTGCTTTCAGCTTGGGATTTTTTATTTCTACCTCAAGAGGCTTTCCTGTGCTTACATATTGGGTGATTGCCTTTCTTGCCAGTGTAATCAGCTCTTCTTTTTCCTCCTTTGTAAGGGAGCTTCTCAGGACCCCCATCGAGGCATATCCAACCACCCTTCCTTTGTCAGAAGTTACATCTCCTGAATTTGCGTATTTATAAAGCACACCATGGTTTGCACCGAGTTCTTTTGCCACCCTCATTGTAAGAATAACTGGATATGCTCCGCACATCTCAGAGGCACCTGACATCAAAAGCTCCTCTACATCCTTTATGGACAGCCTTTCGATGGCATCTATCAGTTTACCGTCCATTTTTAATGCAGTCTCATAGTCATGGTAGTGAGAGAGGTCTGTGCTTGCTATAAGGATTACATTCTGGTTTTTCCTCATCACTTCCTTGAGTTTTTCCGAAAGGTGCTCCAATGACCCTCTCGTTGGGTTACCTATAAGAATTGGCAGTATTTTAAAATCCTTTAGAACCACTTGAAGAAACGGAAGTTGAACCTCGAGCGTATGCTCTTTTTCATAAACCTCTGGATAAAAGCCAACATCCGCATCCTTATTTATAAGGTCTTTTGCGAGTTTCTCATTTATCTTTATAACTCCAAGTGGGGTTTTAAATCCGCCTTTGCAATAAACAGATGCGCCTTTAAAGTCATGGAAATGGCTTGAGCCGATTAATATAACTGTCTTAATATCCCTGCCTTTGAGTTGCTTATATCCGTATGCAGAGACATGTCCTGAGAACTCATAGCCAGCATGAGGCGAGATAAGGGCTACGAGCTGACCTTCCTCGGGTTTATTTTCAGCACTATAGAGGAAATCACCGACCATGTCAGTAAGGGCATTTCTGTCAGAAGGATAAAATGCGCCTGCAACCGATGGCTCTTTTATATCTGCCTTACAGGCACAAAGAAAGACAACAACGAGGGTAAAGATAAGGAGAAATCTCGTAATCTTCATCGGTTTCAGTCAAGCCTTTTCCAGAACATAGCCTCTTTTTGAGAGGCAATGACCCTATCTCTAAAGGCATCAGGACCTTTAGCAAAAGCCCTGAAAGGGCTTAGACTACTAAGAAGACCGCCGAGAAGTAAAAAGCCAATAAAATCTCTTCTTGTCATCTCTTATTATAACAAAAGATTACTATTCATTTGCGAGATTATATTTATCCCAAATCGTCTTACAATAATCGATTCCTTCTTCATAGCCCTCCTTAGCCAATCTTTTAGCCTCTCGGAGGTCTTTTTGAATGCCTAATCCAGCGGCATAAAGCTCGGCAAGATTGCATTTAGCAAGGCTATAGTCCTGCCCAACTGCAAGCTGAAACAATCTTGCTGCCTCTTTATAGTCCTGTGAAACGCCTGCGCCATCTTCATACATGACACCAAGATTATTTTGTGCAGAGGCATTGCCCTGCTCAGCAGAAAGCCGAAACCACTTAACTGCCTCCTCATCGTCCTTAAGCACTCCTTTGCCATTTGCATACATATAGCCTAAATTGCTTTGAGCCTTAGCATTGCCCTGCTCAGCAGAAAGCCTGTACCATCTAACTGCCTCATCGAGGTCCTGTAGAACTCCTTTGCCATCTTCATACATGACACCAATATTATTCTGAGCAGTTGCATCGCCCTGCTCAGCGGCAAGCCGAAACCACTTAACTGCCTCCACATCGTCCTTAAGCACTCCTTTACCATTTGTATACATATAGCCTAAATTACTTTGAGCCTTTGCATTACCCTGCTCTGCGGAGCGCCTATACCACTTGACTGCCTCAGTAAGGTCCTGTAAGACTCCTCTTCCATACTCATACATAATACCCAGATTATTCTGTGCGCCTGCATATCCCTGCTCTGCAGAGCGCCTATACCACTTGACAGCCTCTTTGTAGTCCTCAGAAACTCCTATGCCGTCTTCATACATAATCCCAAGGTCGTTTTGGGCAAGAGGGTTACCTTTGTTTGCTTCTTTCAACAATAGACTGTGTGCTGTCTTATAATCCCCCTTATCATAAGCCTCGATGGCATCTTCATAGTCTCCTGCAAAAGAAAAACTCGTATTCAGGCATAACCTTTCTCATAGTATCGGTGTCTGCCATTTTTACCCTTATCTTTCCAAATTCAGTGACAACCTTGTCAATCTTTCTTTTAAGCGTAATCCTTCCTGCATTATAAAATCTGACTCCTAAGGTTGTGGTCTCTTCAAATATTGTATTTGCAATTTCCTGTTTTTTATCCTCATGGCAGAGGACTGTAAGCAGGACGCCTGGTCTTCCTTTTTTCATAATAACCTGTGTGAGAAAGGCATCCAGAGCACCTTTTTTAAGGAGCTTTTCAATAAGGTATTCGTATATCTGGGGGCTCATGTCATCTATATTGGTCTCGATAACTGTTATATCCTCATTTCTGACAATACCACGGTCTTTTCCGATAAAGACCCTAAGGACATTGGACATCTCCTTAAGGTCTCGGTCTCCTGCGCCTATTCCGATTTTATCGACACTCATAAGAGGCATTCCTCCAAACCCCGATGAAATGGCTTTGATTATAGCCGCTCCGGTTGGTGTTGTAAGCTCATAAGGGGTCCCTGTTACGGAATACTGGGGGATGCCCTTTAAGAGCTCCGCAGTTGCAGGTGCAGGCACAGGAAAAACCCCATGGCTCATCCTTACGGAGCCTCCTCCAAGGTTTACAGCCGATGTATAGACCTTCTCGATGCCGAGGGCTTTAAGAGCAATTAGCGTCCCGAATATATCCACAAATGTGTCCACAGAGCCAAGCTCATGAACATGAAGCCTGTCATATGGCTCTCCATGTGCAATTGCTTCTGATAGAAAAAGGGATTTAAATATCCTAAGCCCCTTTTCTTTTATCTCAGGCTCGAGGTCAGAGCTACGGACTATGTTAACAACATCCCTCCACCTTCTGATATTCAGGTGTTTTTTGTCATTTATCTTTACGGTTATCTTTATTGCCTCTATGCCTTTTCTTCTGACCTTTTTTTCGGTAAGGGTATAGCCTTTTAAATGTAGCCTCTTCAGTTCCTTGTTGATTTCGTTAAGTGGCACGCCTGCATGGATAAGTGCACCTAAACACATATCGCCACTTACCCCTGATGCACATTGAAAATAGGCAGTTGTCATTTTAAATCACACTCATTGCCTTAAGCATCCAGTAAAGCGTAGTGCCTGCAAAAAGGGCTGAGTCTATTTTATCTAAAACCCCACCATGTCCGCCTGGAATGAGCGAGCCAGAGTCTTTAACGCCTGCATCACGCTTGAACATGCTTTCTACAAGGTCCCCTAAGACAGAGGCAACGCCTATAATTGCACCTGCCATAATGGTAGTGGCATATGGCATCTGAATATTAAAGAATGCCCTTAGCAGGACTGCACCTCCGATGCCTCCTATAATCGAGCCGACTGCACCTGCCTCTGTCTTATTGGGGCTCACCTCCTCATAGAGCTTTCTTTTGCCAAAGGCTGTGCCCATATAGTAGGCAAGGCTGTCCGATGCCCATACAGAGCCATAAAGGAACATTATCCATTCGGGGCCTCCTTCTTTTCTCAGGCTTATCTGTGAGCTTAAAAGAAGTGGTATGTAGAAAAGCCCTAAGAGCAAGGATGAGACCTCGTAAAGAGATGCCCCCGGGGCTTTTTTTGTAAGAAGTCTTAATCCAGCTATTACGATAACCGAAAGCATTATGACATCGGTAAGGCTAACATCTTGGTATACTGCAATTATTGCTCCCATGCCAAAGGCAAGGGCGGTCCATTTAAGAGCGCCTTTAAGTTTATACATGGAGTAAAACTCAGACTGGGCTATAAGACTGACAACGACAATGAGTGCGGTAAAATAAATCTGTGGAAGCCTCATCACATAAAGATATATAAGGGGTATAAGGATTACTGCAGTAAGAAGCCTCCTCATCAGGCCTGCCTTAGAGGGACCGAACCGAACCTTCGCTCCCTGAACTGAAAGTCAGAAAGTGCATGAAGATACTCATCCTTTGTGAAGTCAGGCCAGAGGGTCTCTGTGAAATAAAGCTCTGAATATGCTGACTGCCAGAGAAGGAAATTACTTAATCTCCTTTCGCCTGATGTCCTTATAATGAGGTCAGGAGGCGGTATGCCATTGGTGTCTAAAAGGTTCGAGAAGGATTTCTCTGTAATCTCAGAGGATGTCATGCCGGTATGTATTGCCTTTCTTACAGCCCTCAGAATCTCGTCTCTTCCTCCGTAGCTTAATGCGGCAAGCAAGGTCATGCCTGTGTTATGTGTCGTCTTTTCCTCAAGCTCTTCTAAAAGGGTCTGGATGTTTTGAGGCAATCTCCCGATTTCGCCGATGCTTCTGAATACAACGCCATCCCTTACAAGCTTATTACATTCCTTTCTAAGGTACATCTCAAGGAGCTTCATCAGCGTAGAGACTTCATCCTTCGGTCTCTGCCAGTTCTCCATAGAGAATGTATAGAGGGTCAGGTAACGAATGCCCATTTCCCTCGATACACCTATAATCTCTTTTGCCCTCTCAGCACCTTTTCTATGGCCCTCTGCCCTCGGCAGTCTCCTCATACTTGCCCACCTGCCATTGCCATCCATTATTATGCCAACATGATTTGGCAGTTTATCTGAAGATAACATTTAACCTCTCCTTAAGTGGATATGCATAGATTCTGTTTCCGATAAGACCCATTCCCCTTAAAAAGTTACTTGCCTTTATTCTTACATCATATGAAAGTATAAAGATATTTTCGGAGGTTATTGCAAAATCCCCTGCCCTGCCAGGAATATAATCTATCAATGTATGCTCCTTAACCGAAAACGGCTCTTTCAGCTGCACTGCCACTAAAGTAGAGCTCTTATACCCCATCTTAGATGCCACCTCTAAAACAGGAATACGTCTTAAAAGTATGACTGTATTGCCCCGAACAACCAGTTTGTCTTTTATCGACCACTCTCCCCTGTCAACCATCTCGGTGGGCGAGTCCTTTTTATATGTTCTCATAAAACCCCTGTAGTTGTCTTTACTCTGCCATAGCACCTTGCCCTTTATGTCATAGAGATTAAGATATGCATAGTCATCATACGCAAGGATAAACCTCTGTCCTTCGGATTCTATAAACATAAAGTCATATAGATTAACGCCCTTTGGCAATTCAAGGAGAGTATTGTCTGACACATTGAAAACCGCTCCGTCAAAGCCCTCCCCTCTGAAATACTTCTGTCCATAAACAGTATCACCCACTACCCTGACAAAAAAGTCCCATTTGTGCATTAACGAAAATGCCTTGTCCTTATATTCATAGGCATATGATACAACCCTGTCGTCTCTCATCAGCGTAATCAGAATATCGTCTTTTTTATCTCCGTTAAGGTCAAAGACATCAAGCCAGAGATGCTCATCAGAGGATTTTCCCTTTATCTCTATGCCGCCGAGGGCAGGTAGAAGGGTCTTGCCAGGCAGGTAAAACACTATATCCCTGCCAGTGCTCACTATGAGCTCATCTGTGCCATCTCCGTCAATATCGCCTGTTCCTATTAGAGTTACCCTGTAAGGTATATCGAAGGACAAAAAAAGCTCTTTTTGGGGAGGCTTAAACAGCTCCTCGCCAAATGTTAACTTTGAGACATCAGCCTTATTTAGCGTGACCTCTGATGTGCCCTGTATCTTCATGTCCTCTGCCCACAAAAGCCTCTGTCTCAGTATTATTCCATCCGTTTCATCTTCCTCTGAAAGAATAAGGACAAGCTCGGCACCGAGTCTTTTTGCCTCGGCTACAATCTCCGAATCCTCATTCGTATAAATAGAGCTATCCATAAGCTCAAACCTTTCTGTATCTTTAAGGGTATCGTAATACTTCTCGGAGATGTTCCAGCTAACGCCATCTACAGGATAAAAAAGCACCCTTACCTTTGCCTGAGAGACCCTGAGGATGTCATCGGGTTTAGCCTCGCCAGTTAAAAGCAAAAGCCTAACACCCTCTGTCCCTGCACTTGTGACCTCTGTCAAGCCAACCTGCTTTTCAAGCTCTCCTATAGGCTCTTTTGTTATGGGATGCAGATAGGGTTTTCCCTTTCTCATGACCTTTAGCCTCATGCCTTTCTTTACATCCTCTGGTCTTAAATCAGAGCTAATCACCGATTCGTCCACTGAGAGCACCCTGCCCTCTACAGGCTTAAAAAATAATAGGGCAGAGTCCTTTAGTTCCAAAAACAGTTCATCGGCACCATAAGAGGCTGTAGTTGAAAATAAAAACATACAGGATAAAAAAAATAGAAGAACCTTCATTGCCATTTTTGTAATTATAACATATAGTTCGTGTGGATTTGCAGTGGGTTTGGTTGACACATACTTGCAAGCTATGATACTTTTAGATACATGGTAGATAAGGCATCTATAATAAGAGAGGCACAGAAATATCTATCAAAAGGCCAGATCGATAAGGCAATTGTAGAGTGGGAAAAACTCTTAAAAGAATCCCCTGATGGTGCCACTTTCAATACCGTAGGAGACCTTCATCTCAAAAAGGGAAACAAGCAATCAGCAATAGATGCATTCCACAAGGCATCTAAAATCTTCAAAGACGAAGGGTTTTCCCTCAAGGCACTTGCCCTCTATAAAAAAATCCTAAACATCAATCCAGCGGATGGAGATGCCCTCTTTGCACTCGGAGAGCTAAATGAAGAGAAAAATATCGTAACCGATGCCATAAAATATTATCTTGCCGCAACAGATATCTATTCAAAGGAAAACAAGAAAACCAAGTTGGTTTCGGCTTATGACAAGATACTCCGTCTTGCTCCCACAAACATCCCTCTAAGGCTCAAGATCTCAGAGCTTTTCTCTAAGGAAGGCTTTGTAGCCGAGTCCTCAAGAGAATACCTCGAAATAGGAAAAATATACGCAGAGCAAGGCGAAACCGACAATGCAAAAAGGTATTTTCAGAAGTCCCTCGAGATTCAGCCACGAAATACGGATGCGATGCTTGCCATGAGCAATTTAGCAGAGAAATTAGGGAACTTCCAGCAAGCAGTCGGCTATATGAAAAATCTCATGTCGCTGACAGGCGAAGAAACTACAGAAATGCTTTTGAGGGTTGCAGACCTCTTAATTAAAAGTGGCTCTTTAGAGGAAGCCACAACTTATATATCGAAGGTAGTAGGGGCAGAGCCATCGAACCTTTATGCAAAGAGACTGCTTGGAGATGTGTATGTAAAGCAAAACGACATGGCAAAGGCATGGCAGGAATATAGCAGTGTGTTAGATGAAATGATATTTAAGGAGAATTACTCGGAGGCAATAAATGTCCTGAATATGTTCAAGGAGATAGACCCTATAGAGTCAAGAAGAAAGCTCGTATCCCTTTATAAGCAGATAAATGATACCGACTCCGCAGTAATGGAAATATCCGCCTTGGCCGAGATATTCGAAGGCAGTGGGATGCAGGCAGATGCCCTCAAATGCTATCAGGAGGCACTCTCCCTGCTTCCTGGCAGTAGTGAGCTGAAGGAAAAGATTGAGGCTATCGAAAAGGAGCTTGGGATAGAGGTTACTGCTCCGGAAAAGACAATCGAAGAGAGCCTAACAGAGGCAGATATATTCTTAAGATATGGCCTTTACGATGAGGCAAAGACACTGCTTGAGGGGCTAAAGGTAAAGATACCCGAAAACATAGATATTCACCTAAAGCTCAAATCCCTTTACTTAGACACTGCCGATAAAGAGCAGACAGTGACAGAATGTCTCATCCTCGCAGAGCTTTATGGCAGAAACCACGAAGAGGATAAAAAACAGAGCGTCCTCTCCGAGGCATATGAGATAAACCCCGATGACCCAAGGCTGGTTGAAAGAATCGCACCTGCAAAAGAGGAGGTTTCTCCTCCTTTAGCGAGCACTCTGCCTTCGATGGAAAACTACTCGGAGGAACTCTCAGAGGCAGACTTTTATGCCAAACAAGGACTCATTCAGGATGCAGTTGAGATATATAGGAAGCTGATTAACATATTCCCGGAAAACGAAGAACTAAGGGGCAGACTCTCAAGCATCGAAGGAGAGATACAAGAGGAAAGGGTATCGCTGGAGGAGGAGAAGATAGAGCCTATCTCTTTAGAGGAGCTGATTGTGCCTGAGATAGAGCCTGAAGAGACACAGGAGGTCAAAGAGCCTGAGCTTGAAAGCGATGTCTTAGAGATATTCGAAGAATTCAAAAGAGGTCTTGCAAAAGACCTTGAGGCAGAAGACTACGAGACACACTATAATTTAGGCATTGCTTATAAGGAGATGGGGCTCGTAGACGATGCGATAAACGAATTCCAGATAGCCAAGCGTGACCCGAAATTCTTTATCCAAGCCGCAAGCACACTCGGAATGTGCTATGTTCAGAAGGGGCTTTATTCGCTTGCCATAGATGCCCTTAGCAGTGCGATTATGAAGGTAGCGGCTAAAGACGAATCGCACTGGGCACTGAAATATGACCTTGCAGATGCATATGAAAAAGACGG encodes:
- the larC gene encoding nickel pincer cofactor biosynthesis protein LarC; amino-acid sequence: MTTAYFQCASGVSGDMCLGALIHAGVPLNEINKELKRLHLKGYTLTEKKVRRKGIEAIKITVKINDKKHLNIRRWRDVVNIVRSSDLEPEIKEKGLRIFKSLFLSEAIAHGEPYDRLHVHELGSVDTFVDIFGTLIALKALGIEKVYTSAVNLGGGSVRMSHGVFPVPAPATAELLKGIPQYSVTGTPYELTTPTGAAIIKAISSGFGGMPLMSVDKIGIGAGDRDLKEMSNVLRVFIGKDRGIVRNEDITVIETNIDDMSPQIYEYLIEKLLKKGALDAFLTQVIMKKGRPGVLLTVLCHEDKKQEIANTIFEETTTLGVRFYNAGRITLKRKIDKVVTEFGKIRVKMADTDTMRKVMPEYEFFFCRRL
- a CDS encoding phosphatidate cytidylyltransferase, coding for MRRLLTAVILIPLIYLYVMRLPQIYFTALIVVVSLIAQSEFYSMYKLKGALKWTALAFGMGAIIAVYQDVSLTDVIMLSVIVIAGLRLLTKKAPGASLYEVSSLLLGLFYIPLLLSSQISLRKEGGPEWIMFLYGSVWASDSLAYYMGTAFGKRKLYEEVSPNKTEAGAVGSIIGGIGGAVLLRAFFNIQMPYATTIMAGAIIGVASVLGDLVESMFKRDAGVKDSGSLIPGGHGGVLDKIDSALFAGTTLYWMLKAMSVI
- a CDS encoding tetratricopeptide repeat protein, with translation MVDKASIIREAQKYLSKGQIDKAIVEWEKLLKESPDGATFNTVGDLHLKKGNKQSAIDAFHKASKIFKDEGFSLKALALYKKILNINPADGDALFALGELNEEKNIVTDAIKYYLAATDIYSKENKKTKLVSAYDKILRLAPTNIPLRLKISELFSKEGFVAESSREYLEIGKIYAEQGETDNAKRYFQKSLEIQPRNTDAMLAMSNLAEKLGNFQQAVGYMKNLMSLTGEETTEMLLRVADLLIKSGSLEEATTYISKVVGAEPSNLYAKRLLGDVYVKQNDMAKAWQEYSSVLDEMIFKENYSEAINVLNMFKEIDPIESRRKLVSLYKQINDTDSAVMEISALAEIFEGSGMQADALKCYQEALSLLPGSSELKEKIEAIEKELGIEVTAPEKTIEESLTEADIFLRYGLYDEAKTLLEGLKVKIPENIDIHLKLKSLYLDTADKEQTVTECLILAELYGRNHEEDKKQSVLSEAYEINPDDPRLVERIAPAKEEVSPPLASTLPSMENYSEELSEADFYAKQGLIQDAVEIYRKLINIFPENEELRGRLSSIEGEIQEERVSLEEEKIEPISLEELIVPEIEPEETQEVKEPELESDVLEIFEEFKRGLAKDLEAEDYETHYNLGIAYKEMGLVDDAINEFQIAKRDPKFFIQAASTLGMCYVQKGLYSLAIDALSSAIMKVAAKDESHWALKYDLADAYEKDGKLKEAFQLYTEVYGWNSKFRDVTEKINLLKGVHVKAAEFTLPEEKKAEPEKPKKSRVSYI
- a CDS encoding VCBS repeat-containing protein codes for the protein MFLFSTTASYGADELFLELKDSALLFFKPVEGRVLSVDESVISSDLRPEDVKKGMRLKVMRKGKPYLHPITKEPIGELEKQVGLTEVTSAGTEGVRLLLLTGEAKPDDILRVSQAKVRVLFYPVDGVSWNISEKYYDTLKDTERFELMDSSIYTNEDSEIVAEAKRLGAELVLILSEEDETDGIILRQRLLWAEDMKIQGTSEVTLNKADVSKLTFGEELFKPPQKELFLSFDIPYRVTLIGTGDIDGDGTDELIVSTGRDIVFYLPGKTLLPALGGIEIKGKSSDEHLWLDVFDLNGDKKDDILITLMRDDRVVSYAYEYKDKAFSLMHKWDFFVRVVGDTVYGQKYFRGEGFDGAVFNVSDNTLLELPKGVNLYDFMFIESEGQRFILAYDDYAYLNLYDIKGKVLWQSKDNYRGFMRTYKKDSPTEMVDRGEWSIKDKLVVRGNTVILLRRIPVLEVASKMGYKSSTLVAVQLKEPFSVKEHTLIDYIPGRAGDFAITSENIFILSYDVRIKASNFLRGMGLIGNRIYAYPLKERLNVIFR
- a CDS encoding sel1 repeat family protein, which produces MNTSFSFAGDYEDAIEAYDKGDYKTAHSLLLKEANKGNPLAQNDLGIMYEDGIGVSEDYKEAVKWYRRSAEQGYAGAQNNLGIMYEYGRGVLQDLTEAVKWYRRSAEQGNAKAQSNLGYMYTNGKGVLKDDVEAVKWFRLAAEQGDATAQNNIGVMYEDGKGVLQDLDEAVRWYRLSAEQGNAKAQSNLGYMYANGKGVLKDDEEAVKWFRLSAEQGNASAQNNLGVMYEDGAGVSQDYKEAARLFQLAVGQDYSLAKCNLAELYAAGLGIQKDLREAKRLAKEGYEEGIDYCKTIWDKYNLANE
- a CDS encoding vitamin B12-dependent ribonucleotide reductase, whose protein sequence is MKVLGEGLNLTGNAIKVLEKRYLKKDENARITETPEELFRRVAKAIASSDLKYGKTEKEVKTIEDEFYSMMTSLEFLPNSPTLMNAGRRLGQLSACFVLPVGDSMESIFDAVKYAAIIHKSGGGTGFSFSKLRPKGDVVGSTKGISSGPVSFMTVFDTATEAVKQGGTRRGANMGILRVDHPDILQFITCKDENTKLNNFNISVALTDSFMKAVEEDTTYDLINPRTKKVAETLRAKDVFNLIVEHAWKNGEPGIVFLDRVNQGNPTPHIGEIESTNPCGEQPLLAFESCNLGSINLSLMVEDRRINWQRLKGVTHRAVHFLDNVIDVNKYPLSEIEKMTKASRKIGLGIMGWADMLILMGIPYNSEEALLLAEEVMGFIQREGRIKGEALAEERGVFPNYKGSLYDGNIKVRNSTITTIAPTGTLSIIAGCSSGIEPLFAVSYIRTVMEGTKLIEVNPYFERVAKERGFGSRELMERIAQEGSIHKFKEIPEDIKSFFVTAHDITPLEHIKMQAAFQKYTDNAVSKTVNFPNDATKKDVENVYLLSYRLGCKGVTVYRDGSREEQVLTKGSVTPASIGAVTPTKIVPRKRPEVLNAKNRLIKTGCGNIYVTITEDENGHLFDLFANMGKAGGCASSQAEAIGRLISLALRSNIEPTEIVKQLKGVRCHQPIWQKGAQILSCSDAIAKVIEKYNEKPGKGNGEGGSEQDTEVVFIGACPECGGAVEHEGGCAVCHNCGFTRCG
- a CDS encoding isoprenyl transferase, with protein sequence MLSSDKLPNHVGIIMDGNGRWASMRRLPRAEGHRKGAERAKEIIGVSREMGIRYLTLYTFSMENWQRPKDEVSTLMKLLEMYLRKECNKLVRDGVVFRSIGEIGRLPQNIQTLLEELEEKTTHNTGMTLLAALSYGGRDEILRAVRKAIHTGMTSSEITEKSFSNLLDTNGIPPPDLIIRTSGERRLSNFLLWQSAYSELYFTETLWPDFTKDEYLHALSDFQFRERRFGSVPLRQA
- the amrB gene encoding AmmeMemoRadiSam system protein B produces the protein MKITRFLLIFTLVVVFLCACKADIKEPSVAGAFYPSDRNALTDMVGDFLYSAENKPEEGQLVALISPHAGYEFSGHVSAYGYKQLKGRDIKTVILIGSSHFHDFKGASVYCKGGFKTPLGVIKINEKLAKDLINKDADVGFYPEVYEKEHTLEVQLPFLQVVLKDFKILPILIGNPTRGSLEHLSEKLKEVMRKNQNVILIASTDLSHYHDYETALKMDGKLIDAIERLSIKDVEELLMSGASEMCGAYPVILTMRVAKELGANHGVLYKYANSGDVTSDKGRVVGYASMGVLRSSLTKEEKEELITLARKAITQYVSTGKPLEVEIKNPKLKAEGAVFVTITKGGRLRGCIGHIHAMMPLYKSVIKNAIYACSADTRFLPMTKQELSDIDVEISILTPLEPLKDIHSIQIGRDGIYIVKDGKSGILLPQVAVEFGWDKETFLRNLCLKAGLPKDAWKNGATLYRFTAEIIR